The following coding sequences are from one Lycium ferocissimum isolate CSIRO_LF1 chromosome 3, AGI_CSIRO_Lferr_CH_V1, whole genome shotgun sequence window:
- the LOC132049830 gene encoding alkane hydroxylase MAH1-like, translating into MDVLEFSFSLLIIIMFFSYSTWYITKRWRKSSIPTNWPLLGMLPGLIRNAHRIHEFVTAFLGETGGTFEFYGPILSNLNMLITSDPSNIHHILSRNFSNYPKGLEFREIFDILGNGIFNVDSELWEIHRKTTMSLMSHAKFQTLLERNMRDTIENGLVPILDAFAKQGAPLDLQDVFQRFTFDAISKLLLDHDPRSLSIGLPYVPCEKAFNDAVDALLYRHILPQSCWKLQKWLRIGKEKKLIQAWEAFDEFLYPCISRKQEELMHKTIKDEDFDLFTAYAKAYNQWNNGDNSGNVQEFLRDTFLNLMLAGRDTTSAALTWFFWFLAKNPLIEKKIREDIQQQLHLKEDEILKHFNIEETRKLVYLHAALCETLRFFPSVSLEHKLPLELDILPSGHRVSPNTRIVLSFYTMGRMETIWGKDCLEFKPERWISERGRIKHEPSFKFPAFNAGPRTCLGKEMAFIQMKMVAATLIYNYHIELVQPQIISPTPSIIVQVKNGLKVMLVKRVHLQSS; encoded by the coding sequence ATGGATGTCCtggaattttctttttctctcttgatTATCATCATGTTTTTCTCTTATTCTACATGGTACATCACAAAAAGATGGCGGAAAAGCTCAATACCAACAAATTGGCCTCTCCTTGGAATGTTACCGGGCCTTATTCGAAATGCTCATCGTATCCATGAATTTGTAACTGCTTTTCTTGGAGAAACAGGAGGCACCTTTGAGTTCTATGGTCCTATTCTTTCCAACTTGAACATGTTAATTACTAGTGATCCTTCAAATATCCATCATATCCTTAGTAGAAATTTCTCAAACTATCCAAAGGGTCTTGAGTTCCGAGAAATTTTCGATATATTGGGAAATGGAATCTTCAATGTTGATTCTGAACTATGGGAGATTCATAGGAAAACAACCATGTCCTTAATGAGCCACGCAAAATTCCAAACTTTGTTGGAGAGAAACATGAGGGACACTATCGAAAACGGGCTCGTACCAATTCTTGATGCTTTTGCAAAACAAGGCGCCCCGCTTGATTTGCAAGACGTTTTTCAGAGATTTACGTTTGATGCTATCAGCAAATTGTTACTTGACCATGATCCAAGAAGTTTATCTATTGGTTTACCTTATGTTCCATGTGAAAAGGCGTTCAACGATGCTGTGGATGCACTTTTGTATCGACATATATTGCCACAAAGTTGTTGGAAATTGCAAAAATGGCTTCGAATTGGTAAAGAGAAAAAGCTAATTCAAGCATGGGAAGCTTTTGATGAGTTCTTATATCCGTGCATTTCACGTAAACAAGAAGAGCTGATGCATAAAACAATCAAAGATGAGGATTTCGACTTATTTACTGCTTATGCTAAAGCATACAATCAGTGGAATAATGGAGATAATTCAGGCAACGTACAAGAATTTCTAAGGGACACTTTCTTGAATTTGATGTTAGCTGGAAGAGACACCACAAGTGCAGCTCTCACTTGGTTTTTTTGGTTCTTAGCTAAAAATCCCTTAATAGAGAAAAAGATTAGGGAAGACATTCAACAACAATTGCATctaaaagaagatgaaattcTCAAGCATTTCAACATAGAGGAGACAAGAAAATTGGTCTATCTACATGCTGCTTTATGTGAAACTCTAAGGTTCTTTCCTTCAGTTTCATTAGAACATAAACTTCCACTTGAACTTGACATTCTCCCGAGTGGTCACCGTGTTAGTCCAAACACGAGAATTGTGCTATCGTTCTATACAATGGGGAGAATGGAGACTATATGGGGAAAAGATTGTTTAGAATTTAAGCCAGAAAGATGGATTTCAGAGCGAGGAAGGATCAAACATGAGCCATCTTTCAAATTTCCAGCATTTAATGCGGGCCCGAGAACTTGTTTAGGGAAAGAAATGGCATTCATTCAGATGAAAATGGTGGCAGCCACCCTAATATACAATTACCATATCGAACTAGTGCAACCTCAAATAATTTCTCCTACTCCTTCTATTATcgttcaagtgaaaaatggtcTGAAAGTTATGCTCGTTAAAAGGGTTCATCTCCAGTCTAGCTAA